TTTTTAGGTGCCATGATGGAGGCATGTATGGCAACCTCAGCATCAGACGTCCAGGGCCGGATCAGACATGCTCAGAGATTTGCAGACAAAGCTATaaaatatattgtatatttattattatttattagtgaaaaatattgagtgtatttttagtaaatgttaagtgaataacatgcaaatgtagaaaatctcagtgtTTGTGAAAACTTTTGATTGGCAACGTATTTTGAACTATTTTATCTGCACAAAGTTAGAGACAAGCATTATTTTGGACTgaagaaaatattattttaattcatttagaAGATATGAATGAAATACTCTGGAATTCAGTTTCCTCACTTGAATTATAAAGTATATTAAAATGAGACGTGAATAAGTGCATTATGTAGAGTTATTTTATGTACTCATTTATCACAAGTAGAGTCATTCTCAAAGTACCATGGTGTTCAATTTGACTCACCGACTCAAACTTGGCTGGTTTGGGCCACAGACTGACAACAGGTCCCCTGTCCATCATCTTTATAATGTCAGACATGTTGATGTACAGCTGGAGCTCGATGACTTTCTCCATCCACTGTATGTCagtcataccgtggtcagagaACATCATAATATTAAGGTCTTCCTGCATGTTTTTCTCCTGGGGAAAACAAACCCAGAGACAGTTACCAATCCATGGAGTCGTTTCAGTGGCCTGGTACATGACATCAATGACATTTTGAGGCCTGTATATCACCCATACACCTATACTatgtggacaaaagtattggaacaCACCCCTtagtcattgaattcaggtgtttctttagacccattgccacaggtgtatataatcaagcacctagccatgcagtccgGTTTACAAACATccgtgaaagaatgggtcattctgaagagctcagggaaTTCGAGCATGGTACTGTGATAGGATACCACCTATCTGTGAAACTTCTTCCCTGTTAGATATGTCATGGTCAACTATAAGTCATACTACTGCAGAGTGGAAGTGTTGAGGAACAACGGAAAATCAACCACAAAGTGGTAGatcatgtaaagtaacagagcagggtcacTGAGATTGAGGTGCATACTGTACTGCGTAAAATGGATCGGGACCTTcagggaatgggcttccatggccaagcagctccatgcaagcctcacatctccCAACGTAATGCCAAAGGTTGGGTGATGTAGTGTAAAGCTCACTGCCactggaaacgtgttctgtggagtgatgaatcacgcttctctgtcttgcagtctgatggatgagtctgggtttggcagatacaTTGCCTgattgcattgtgccaactgtaaagtttggtgaacAAAGGATAGTGGTATGGGGCTGTTTTTTGGACAATCCTAAagtttccaactttgtgggaagagTTTGGAGGAAAGCACTTTTGGTtggctgagtttggtgtggtaGAACTTTACTGCCTCACACGGAGCCCTGACCTCAGCCCAGTCAAACACCTATGAGATGAACAAGAATGGAGAgcgtgagccaggccttcacatccaacatcagtacctgacctcacaaatgctcttctggacaaatgggcaaaaattcccatagacacactccaaaatcttgtagaAAGCCTTCCCAAGAaagtggcagctgttacagtTGCAAAGGAGGGACCAACTTCATATTTCAAATCCatatgcctatggatttagaatgggatgccataaaagttcctgtaagtgtaatggccagatgtcccaatacttttgtccatatagtgtattttcAATGGCCATATTCCCCATTATACATAATTATTTTCTAAGAAAGTCCCAGATCATTCTTGCTGACCTTGATCTTCCTGTTCAATGTCTGAAGCGCGATGTCCAGGTTTAAGATCGCGGTCTTCACCTGGGGGGACTGAGGGCCATGGTGGTGTCCCTCCACATCAATATTCTCATAGTATACTGTTGCCATGGCGACCTTCCCCCTACTGATGAGGGACATATGATCAGCTTGGTTTAAAGACGCTCTTTCCACCAAAATATGATAGACTGACGGAGAGGTGATCCCAATGCCCAATGTTCAAACTTTAAAATATGTAACTGCACAGTGAAAAGGTGAAGATACACATATTTTTTGAGCAATGTTGCTGGGCAATCCCCAGCCAGGTGATATAAAGGGCAACTCATCTAGATCTGGATGATCGGAAAAAGTTACTGTACGAACAGAAATGGCAATGTGGCCAAGCATCACAAGTCAGCAACATTACCCTGCAACAATTCTCAAAAGGTTGCCCCATGTATCGACACCTTAAGGCTAATACAACACTGATGTGGCGTCAAGCTACACTGATAGCCCTTTAAGAAATGGCTCCTTCGCCTGACCTCCATGAAGACACATCACCTGTAGGAGTCTGACGCCATTTTCATTTTGCTGCTGCAGTTATTTAACTCCTGTATCAAATTCTAATTGACagtctatatattttttttttcttggaggGTGGTGGTTCACACCCCAATGGGTCCTGTCCACCTGGGGGAACTGAGTGACACTAGATGTAGCTGGACTGAATTAACTAAACAGTCTCCACAAGTGACCCCACAAGTGACTGGAGATCCGTGGCAAACTTTATGAAGCAGCAAGATATATCAGCTAAAGAACACGGGCAATAAGAGTGAGGTAAAAATGCATCAGTTCATTCTGGATGGCCTCCCTTACCGTAGTGCATTGAGAGCGTGCTCAATGGCATCCGTAAAGTTCTGTCCTGATGGGTTGTAGGCATACTCCTCACAGAATGCCGGACGCACCCCCAGAATTGATACCTCACAGcctaattaaaacaaaaaacacgtGTTGCGTGCATCAACGTTTTCTCATGTTACGTCGACCTTTGTGATGCACACTTAGAAAGCAAAGAAATGTGAAGGTTGACATCTTCCATCTGTAGTACCTGTTATCCGTTTGTAATAATACCATAGTTCAATCTTTATGGATAGTTTTATGCTGTATCGGCATTTTTACGCATTCGTCAGTCATCGTATTAAAGATACTTTAGCTCCTTTTTCATTATTTACCATCTAGAGATTCTTTAAAATGGATTTATCAACTTTGaaatcatttttttattattatttaatttgtcAATAACAGAGGACTGTTGAGTACTTCGTATCCTTTTACAGGTTACCATAGCTGAAAGTAGGTTACCAATGGGTGTGAGGACATttgtaattaataataattgacacttttattgatccctgtagggaaattgccttaacgcctcccacaacttgctctttttccaTAAaggaagttgtctgtgaagggctgcctcctgtagcagcgcccagggagctgggggttaagggctacTTAATTTTTTGTGGTGTAGACAAATCATACCTCTTTATGTTCAAGATTATACACTTAACCGGCCTGATCTAACCTGATGCTGAGAAAATTGCAACCAATCACAGTATTATTTATCTGGTTTCTGATATTCTGGcactattattaatattattattattattattattgccaggttcgagtctccgcctgggttacatgtgtgcggagtttgcatgttctccccatgtcgtcgtggggtttcctccgggtactccggtttccccccacagtccaaaaacatgctgaggctaattggagtcgctaaattgcccataggtgtgcatgtgtgagtgaatggtgtgtgagtgtgccctgcgatgggctggccccccatcctgggttgttccctgcctcgtgcccattgcttccgggataggctccggaccccccgcgacccaataggataagcggtttggaaaatggatggatggatggattcttattattaccgggttcgagtctccgcctgggttacatgtatgtggagtttgcattttctccccatgtcgtcgtggggtttcctccgggtactccggtttccccccacagtccaaaaacatgctgaggctaattggacttgctaaattgcccgtaggtgtgcatgtgtgagtgaatggtgtgtgagtgtgccctgcgatgggctggccccccatcctgggttgttccctgcctcgtgcccattgcttccaggataggctccggaccccctgcgacccagtaggataagcggtttggaaaatggatggatggatatacaagGCACTGTACTTGAACAGAAGTTGCCATTGGCCCCAGTAGCTAAAACAGCTACTGTCATTGGCTGATCTGTAGATAATAAAAGAAGATGTATTTTGCTAATAAATGCTGCAGAATGTTGAATCTATTGTTATCGAACCCCTCGCCTATCACATAGAGAAAGTGATGTCATATGTATCTGAAATGTAAAGACCAAGATCTTATGATTAAACATCTTTAAACTAATTCATGTTTCCCTGTTGATCGTTCAACATCATTTCAACTTGAGAAGGAACATTGTCCATAAAGATCAATGTCTTTCAAAGACGTCTTTCAAATGCTTGTCCTAACTCTGCactggacaagagggtaaggaAAATATATGGAAGGCTATCAACAAAACTTTTGACTCACCTGGCCAGTAATACATATAGACGTCTTTCTTCAGTTTCTGCATGGTCACCCAGAGGGGCTCCGAACCCTCCCACCACATCGGCAGGCGGCTGTCCGGATTTGTACCGATGTTGAACTCCTTCAGCGAGGTTTGATCCCACATGTAATTCCCCGTCATCTGGTGCACTTCACAGTGCCGCCCTGAAGCGCATTAAAGACGTTGACATTGTCAGATTCATATTTGTGGGCCCTTGATGCAAGATGAGcagaaacatgaaaaacagGCTTGCCAAGCTTTCGTACAAAAAATTTGGTGCAATAACGTGAATCTACACTAAGCCTGTATACAGGCCGTCCTTCCTtacctctacttacgaactttcacaCTTACGAAGGAAGAGGACTATAAGCCCAAATTGCGTTCTTTaggctcccatttcctgtctgcaacatcaAAGTTTGTTCTATGCACCAATTCTACCTAGTACGAACCATGTGTTCACCTGATTTCACTGGCTCCTGTACTGCTTCCCCATGCCGAATACGTGACAGAATGATCGGACTCGGAAAACATACTCTAACACACttaagacttaaatacacagaactgattaacacaactagaaacagctgatgaTACAGGGATTCCACATGGGGTAGCATCTGATTatgaaataatattttgaaaGATTAATTGCATTAActgtggggtggcatggtggtgcagtggttagcactgtttgttccacacctctgggacccgggtttgagtctccgcctgggtcacatgtgtgtggagtttgcatgttctccccatgtcatcgtggggtttcctccgggtactccggtttccccccacagtccaaagacatgctgagactaattggagttgctaaattgtgcatttgtgagtgactggtgtgtgagtgaatggtgtgtgagtgtgtcctgcgatgggctggccccccatcctgggttgttccccacctcatgcctgtagcttccgggataggctctgaacCCTCCGTGAccccgatggatggatggatggatggatggatggatggatggatggatggaattgcaTTAACTTTGAGAAGACCATCAGGTAATGCTGGCTAAGGTTTTGTGAACATTCTCTGTTAGCTGGGAAAATGTAGTTAAAGGGAAATGTACTCCTTCATGTTGAATACACAAAGCTAGTAATGTGCATTTGTGCATTTGTGAGTTACTTCAAAAATCCCTTGTTCATTGCAATACTTGGTCACAAGTGACCCCGGCACTGCCGGCGATAACAATTTAAGCACATCTTTTGTTGCTGGTCCTCATGGACCATTAGACAGAAATGTTGTGTAATTAGGACAGGGCTTCAGAGGGTTAGTGATGCAAACATTGGATCAGGCTTCATATTTCCAACTCAGTCATTCTGAACAAACTTCTTTTATCAAACCGTTTTGAGTTCCAGTTAAGGTACGTTGTTCTGCTCTGTTATTAGTCGCAGAACTTACACTTACTTAACAGTACTTATTCAGCTGGATCTTATTtggaaaatcatttttaatactTTCAGTACACTGGTAACTGCACTGTGTTGCCATTATCACTGTCTAGACATGCAGGTCCACACAGACCATTGAACCAATATTGTTTTTCTTCAGTGTGGTCCCCCTCAGGATGTTCAGACAAAGGTGTTAGATTAATTTTCCTAAGTTGCTGACATACAGGTGATGTTAGGCTACACTCTCTGTAGTTATTCTTACATTTAGACAGAATTACAGTTGGCTAGCTTTAATTGGCCGTCCAATGGCAAACAAAGATTACGCCAAACTTTTTCCCCATAATTCCCTAAACCTACTTTGTCTTTTATAGAACTTGTGCCGGTCCTCGCTAAGGCTCTGAAACGGCGATTGAAAGAATGTGCCGTTGACTCCTCCCTCTTCCTTTGTGCCCGATTGTGTCCTAACATGGCGCTGAGGGGCCTTACAGCAGGTCAGCTCTGGCCTCTTTGTTCAATCACGTTGTTTCTGTGCGGATTCTCCTTCGACCGATACGCTGCATTGTCAAGCGGAATGTGATTTATCAAAACAGCCGATGCCTGCCAATCTACCAGGCCGCCTTCTTGAGTTAAGATTTCCGCTGCCTCTTGTTATGCTCTAAAAGTTTGCTGGCAACTGTTAAGACTCTTACGTATGCAAGAGGCCAGGTGCAGTTAAACATCTATTGGGTTGGTGTTGGTCTAATCATAGTAACATAACAGCTGTTCTGAATATTGTTAGATTCCATTATTTCAGCCTTAAGCGAGGAACCAGGCCAGAGGTTCTCTCTTGGAGAGGAAGAAGTTTACAGTACTTCCAGGTGATGTTCTCTGGTGCAGTAGATGTTCTTACACACAGCCTTCACAACCTTCTTCTCCTAACTTTTGTGTGATAcctgcctttttttacagtctACTATTAAAGGAGGCCACACAAGCTAAGATTTCTGTGTTATGGAGCAACAGAACAACCAGTAATATGACAAAGTAACACAGCACAATCCTACATGAGTCAAGATCTTCGCTAAGAGCTTTTTGAGCTTTTTTATGATACTGTATTGATCCTAGTGGGGATGGTCTCTTTTTACCAACCCCATCTTGTGACATTCATGTAGGTGAGATCAAGTTCAGCAGCGAAGGGCAGCCATCTGCAgcagcacccatggagctgggggttatgggtcttgctcaagggccctcaGCCCTCACTATTCTGAGCTGTCTATGCTGAGGCCAggctcaaaccaacaaccttctgatcacagacacagaggcttagccaacTCAGTCACACACTTCTGAGTCAGCAGCGAACGCACCACTGCGGTAGCAACACTACTCGCTATTGAAGATCGTGCTTGATCACAGCCAGGCAGGAACCTCGAGATAAAAGAGCAGGAACCACAAGCTGATGAATGACTTGGTTCCTTGATCATCCTGCATTGTGGCAGACTAATTGCTCAGCCTTTGCTGATTTGCATTGGATAGCATCTTGCCTTTCGGTCTCAATAGAGAGTGAGGGCTGCTTTTCTGTTTACCATTGCTATTACAGGAGGCCACACATGCTAGAATTTCTGTTACAAAGTAATAGAACAACCAATAATGCAACAAAGTAACATagcaaaatactacaatatccATGCTTCAACCCTTGCTGTGGAGTAATTTGTCCTGACCATGATACTAAGAGCAAAGACCCACTTCAGTGACTGTGCTGTTTTCTGCCTCTCTGACAGCCCATTGGAGTGGCCCACAATCAGGCCTGGAGAGGGAGGCGCGGGTCGGTGTTTGTGCTGCACACAATGGTACCAGTGTGAAAGAGCTAGCTCCAGTGAGGAGCCGGCTTTCCCTTGGCTGGGAGTCCCTAGCGTGTCCCTGTCCCAGACAGCTGTACCAGGCTCTTTCCGCTCTATGGAGACATTTAGCCATCCAGGTTGCACATGTTACTCCAGGATGTTATATATAAAGTCTGATTTACCACAACTATTCTTGGAGCTGTATTACCTAACAACAAGCAAAATTAATATCATACTGTATTGCAGTAGTACTGAATGTAATAAGAAATTTCACACGTactgtgcattttttttctgcatgtcATTCGTTCATTAATGTTCCATTTGTCAGTGTTTCAGTGAACAGACCTCTTTCTGAATTGCCTGAATTGTAATCACTTTATGACCAAAGGTTATGCTAGCGGGAATCTTACACTGTAATCAATTTATTTTTGCACCAACCTAACATTCCTCTTCTCTATAGTCTCAAGTTGCACCACAAACTGACAAAAATAGATTCAATGACTGTTTGCGTGTTTTAGCTGCacagaaaaaaatcataaaagtctTTTGGTACAATTACATCAGAATGTTACGGCATGAACACGAAAGAACGAGCGCACAAACATCCAATAAAACTTGAAACTACAACAGCTGCAGCGATTTGTGTCTAAACTGATAGGTTTATGAATGCGAACGGGGCACCGCGCTGTtaaagtttatatatatacatataaaaaatacTGAACACTGTAACACCGGAGGAGGACAGTTTATTCTTGCAacgcagtaaaaaaaaactttttttgcaaCTAAAAGTGTATAAATTAGTCTATAACGATCATGTTCACTCACTCTGCAGACCACATAGTAACAGCAGAGAAAGCCTTACCTGTCATTAGTGAGTAGTAATTAGGAAAGGAGAGACTTGGGAAATCGGGCGTCATGTAATCCACCTTAACGCCGTTATCCACTATTTCTCGGAACCCTGGCATGTTCTTCAGGTCGTCGATATAATCGTAACGGAAGCCGTCGATCAGAAATACCAGGAGTTTTCGGCTGCCGAAGCATTGTCCTGGTAAAAAGCAGACTATAATGAACGCACATGTTGATATTAGTCCTGCCATCCCGTCATCTGACTCTCCTCTGGTCAGCAGTGTTCTGGCCAGCGATCGCTGAGAAATAAGCCAGGGCGGGGTTTCTTTTTCCAGTTTTCTGCTGTGTGTGATTACATCAGCggacaataaatatatatatatactttctGACTAATAATGAACAGACGTTTACGTAGTAACTGGATTTCTATTATGTATGTTGTTTTGGTAGTACCTGGAAGATACTCGGCAATATTACAAAGATCAAAACTAAATTCCTGCATTTTGCGTTATTTGTCTGTAGTTTGTTACTCAAGTGTTATTAGAATTAAAACGCTATACGCCTCGGTGTGTATCAACAGTCAATGCAGTCAGACAAAACTTTAAAAAGGTGTATTTTATGGTTATTAATCACAGAAAATCACTTTCGCTCTGTTTTTCCTCTTAGTTGAATAGGCTCGTGCATTAATCCCAGCGCGCGACAAATCGTCTGATGTTCTTTGCAAGTGTCAATGACTGTGATTCAGTCCAGAGGATATTAACACACGCAATATTTCCCTTTTTTGATTCAGTATTCATTAAGCCACATGATCCCTTCTACCTACATTGAGCCCATAACCTACATTGCTGCACcacatggataaattctattaggctgctatggaaaaaaaacatacctAACGCCTGGGGCTCTTAAATATGTAACCATAAGCAGAGAGGTTATTCAGTTATGTGTAATGATCAGCTCACATTATGGGCTTAAAAATGGACTTTGAATTTAAGTCAAACATCCAGTTAAATGACTGGAAACTTGTCTTCATGTGTGTGACCTGGGGATGTTCGaggaaaacatccatccatccattttctgaaatcgcttatcctgtgcagggtcgtgggggggtccggagcctatcccggaggctacgGCCATAGGgcatggaacaacccagtatggggtgCCATCCCATCGCacgacacaccattcactctctcacacacacacccctatgGGGCAATTTggaaactccagttagcctcagcacgtttttggactgttgggggggggggacaccggagcacccggaggaaaccccacgatgacacggggagaacatgcaaactcccacaCACTTGGAACCCTGCCGGAGACTTGCacttgggtcccagaggtatgaggcaagaGTGATAATTACTGCACCACGAAGAACATATTTCAGATAAAATATATTTCCTAGCAAATTACTACACTTAATGCTTAATGCGAAGTCCATAAGTGTAAATCAGTCCCACAATAAACCTCGTAATAAAACACGTTTTTAGATCGCAAAACGCGATTTTTGCATGTTAGGCTCAGACGTAATCATCCATTTCGCAACAAAGCAACTTTTACAATGCGCGCAGTTGCAGAGGGTGGGGCGGCAGTTCGGCGCGTCTTCTTCCATTTCACAGCGGCAATGTGCATGTttgtgcaaaatgcagtttcatttaGTATGTTTAGGTGTCACTATAAGGTTTCGGTAAATgggtgtatggatggatggactttgctAGACAACTGGCTActaataaaattaaaacatattCTTTATGATTGCTTGGGGATTGCTCTGTGCGTGTAGAGTCTGTCacagggtttcctccaggtactctggtttccgcctgcagtccagaaacatgctgagttgaactggagttgccaaattgcccacagGTGTGACTGTATGCGCGAATggtgtgtgtttgagtgtgccttgtgatgggcaTCCTGGGCTATTCCCTACCAGGTGCCCATAACTTTCGGAATAGGCCCCAGTGCCTCTAtgtcctgaataggataagtgggtacaggaaatgggtggatggatgaaccTGCAGGAAATCCGAAAAGTCCACACCAGCACTGCTCACTCTAGCGATTTTTAGATGCAGCCTTTTGGCACTATTTCAGCAGCCAGGAAAAGGCTCATAACACGTCTCCAAATTTGGCAATCCAGGAAGTGATTGTTTATTTTTCgataaaaaaagcattttattacatttttgcttTTACATGTTTAGAATAATGCTACGTATAACTTGCCCTGTATTTCAAAGAGAGGATGAGGCGTCTTTGAAAAGGAATAGATTTCGATTGCACTTAAATGTTTTTCATGGTTAATGCATATCGGGGTTCCCCGATATTTTCGTTTTTCCTGGAGGACCACAAAGCCAAGGACCACTGCCCCCTATAAAATTTGCCTGCCTGATGAAAAAGCTGGGTTACGTGGTCAGAAAGATGATGCATGTCATTTGGCTCAACATCTGACCCATGCTTAACATGAAATCATACCAATTATACTCTTATACTGTAGCTTAAGCTTTAATTGGTCTGACATTGTGACATTAGGAACAGAGCAACAAATAACCAGCATTTAAGGGCAGTTTAACAGTGTCTTTCACAGTGTATGTATTACTTAGCGCTTGTGCTTTGGGTTTGATGTGAAGTTTGCAGCTGATCCATCGTCGGGTAGGCTAGTATCCCCGAGAAGTCACTTGTCTTGCGGTGTGGTGTGACAGCAACCATCTGTCCTGTCTGGGTGCCTCAGGTAACTGCTGTGCTGCGAAGGTGAAGTCGCTGTTTGTGGCAATGATTCTGGAACAGCAAAAATGTGACTCGGATTCCATGTCCTCCTTCCCATCTGATTCAATGATGTAGGTTTCCCTGCACATTTTCCTTGACCATTCTCATTGTATCCATGGGGGATCTGTAGTGTAACTACCTCACTTTCTGACAGTGGTCTAAGATGCTTGGTTGTTGTGTTGCACCTTTTGAGCTACATGACCTTCACCTGCCAGAAGCTTTGCTCTCATTGGAAGTATCCTTCTAATCTGCCTGTTGAGCCAAGATTTCTATCATTTTTCAGATGAAGGTCATTCATTCTGCTAACCCAATCGTATATTTTCTGGGCTGTAATCAAGTTCCATTATGTGAGACTATTTCATGCAGACTTCCAAGTAATGGGAAATGCCTTGATTTTTGTGATCCCCAATCTCCATGTCAGTATATCACATGGATATTACAATACCTCAAGGTGGGCGGAGGAGACACACTGCTTTACAAAGCTCAGCTGCATCTTGGCATTACTTTTATCAGTCAGTATGAAACTTCATCATATTCTATGTTGATTTCCAAGGTTTTTGAGGGTTCCGCACACATCCCTTCTCTGTTGAACCAATGTCCCACATTGGACATTTCTTTTATCTTGAATTTGTACTTTAAAGGGTTTACCTGTTGTCCACAATGCACCTTTCTGAGATGTTCCTCATGTTCATGGTCAGTCTGGTATGGTGGActctagagaattgtcaccaagGCCTCCAAGATCTGCGGTCCTGCCCTGCCATGAGTCAAACAATTATACAAGCGACACACCACTAAATGTGCCAAAAGGATTATGGGTGACTCTTCACATCCTGCGCATGACCTGTTCCAGCTGCTTTCTCCAGGTCAAGGGCTCACCAACAAAACATCACGCTTCAAGCACAGCTTC
The sequence above is a segment of the Brienomyrus brachyistius isolate T26 chromosome 12, BBRACH_0.4, whole genome shotgun sequence genome. Coding sequences within it:
- the LOC125705089 gene encoding glycerophosphocholine cholinephosphodiesterase ENPP6-like, which gives rise to MAGLISTCAFIIVCFLPGQCFGSRKLLVFLIDGFRYDYIDDLKNMPGFREIVDNGVKVDYMTPDFPSLSFPNYYSLMTGRHCEVHQMTGNYMWDQTSLKEFNIGTNPDSRLPMWWEGSEPLWVTMQKLKKDVYMYYWPGCEVSILGVRPAFCEEYAYNPSGQNFTDAIEHALNALRRGKVAMATVYYENIDVEGHHHGPQSPQVKTAILNLDIALQTLNRKIKEKNMQEDLNIMMFSDHGMTDIQWMEKVIELQLYINMSDIIKMMDRGPVVSLWPKPAKFESVYRNLSIARNMKVYKKPEIPQRFHYKGGKFVAALTLVADPGWFITESIAKLPYWQNGTGNGWQHGWHGYDNEFLDMRGFFLARGPDFKKNLKAAPIRTVDVYNLMCSVLGIQPLPNNGSWSRVEYMLSGAATQSPPFLFGTAASILLPLVLTF